A genomic region of Gadus macrocephalus chromosome 5, ASM3116895v1 contains the following coding sequences:
- the ola1 gene encoding obg-like ATPase 1, with protein MPPKKTDAPKEPAIIGRFGTALKIGIVGLPNVGKSTFFNVLTKSQAAAENFPFCTIDPNESRVPIPDERYEYLCTYHKPLSKVPAFLSVVDIAGLVKGAHAGQGLGNAFLSHISACDGLFHMTRAFDDEDIIHVEGNVDPVRDIEIIHEELRLKDEELIAPIIDKLEKLCIRGGDKKLKPDYDVMIKVRNWVSEEKKHIRFYHEWNDKEIEVLNKYLLLTSKPMIYLVNLSEKDYIRKKNKWLIKIKEWVDAHDPGSLMIPVSGALEFKLQDMSDEERAKYCEEKKTQSVLTKIIKTGYATLQLEYFFTAGPDEVRAWTVRKGTKAPQAAGKIHTDFEKGFIMAEVMKFDDFKEEGSENAVKSVGKYRQLGRTYTVEDGDIIFFKFNTPNAPKAKK; from the exons ATGCCTCCAAAGAAGACAGATGCCCCTAAAGAGCCTGCTATCATCGGACGGTTCGGAACCGCTCTGAAAATAGGCATCGTGGGACTACCAAACGTGGG AAAATCCACCTTTTTCAACGTGCTCACTAAAAGTCAAGCGGCGGCGGAGAACTTCCCGTTCTGCACCATCGACCCGAACGAGAGCAGAGTGCCCATCCCAGACGAACGCTACGAATATCTGTGCACGTACCATAAACCACTGAG CAAGGTGCCAGCGTTTCTTAGTGTAGTGGATATCGCTGGCCTGGTGAAGGGTGCTCATGCTGGCCAGGGCCTGGGAAACGCTTTCCTCTCCCACATCAGTGCTTGTGATGGCCTCTTTCACATGACGC gcgcGTTTGACGATGAGGACATCATCCACGTGGAGGGGAACGTGGACCCCGTGAGGGACATTGAGATCATCCACGAGGAGCTGAGGCTGAAGGACGAGGAGCTGATCGCGCCCATCATCGACAAGCTGGAGAAGCTGTGCATCAGGGGCGGAGACAAGAAGCTCAAGCCAGACTAC GACGTCATGATAAAAGTTAGGAACTGGGTGTCGGAGGAAAAGAAACATATCCGATTCTACCATGAATGGAATGACAAAGAG ATTGAGGTACTGAACAAATACCTGCTTTTGACATCCAAACCGATGATCTACTTGGTGAATCTCTCTGAGAAAGACTACATCAGAAAAAAGAACAAGTG GCTGATCAAGATCAAGGAGTGGGTGGACGCCCACGACCCCGGCTCCCTGATGATCCCCGTGAGCGGAGCGCTGGAGTTCAAGCTGCAGGACATGTCTGACGAGGAGCGGGCCAAGTACTGCGAGGAGAAGAAGACCCAGAG TGTGCTGACCAAAATCATAAAGACCGGCTACGCCACACTACAGCTGGAGTACTTCTTCACAGCCGGGCCGGATGAAGTTAGAGCCTGGACTGTCAGA AAAGGCACCAAGGCGCCCCAAGCCGCCGGGAAGATCCACACTGACTTCGAGAAGGGCTTCATCATGGCTGAGGTCATGAAGTTTGACGACTTCAAGGAAGAGGGCAGTGAGAACGCCGTGAAG AGTGTGGGCAAATACAGACAGCTGGGCCGCACTTACACCGTGGAAGACGGAGACATCATCTTCTTCAAATTCAACACGCCCAACGCACCCAAAGCGAAGAAGTAG